The DNA segment TCCTTGAAGTCATTCCCGTACTTTCTCAGAGAGAATTAACTACATTGTGAGACCTACTGTCCTGGGCCCATTTCccagaagcaaataaaaattcagaatggaaacagcaacaaaacaaaagcaatagtGATAGTGAGCTCAGTTAACCACTTACCTCAGTTTCACCAGTCTCAGAAGCTAATGTATTCAGGTCTTCCAGGATCCCGttcaatatattttccatttgcaGAGCAGATGTCAGTGCTTGTATGGCACCTCCCCAGTTATCTATATCCGGCCTCTATTAAAAAGGAACATGGGTATCAATGTCCTACCTCAAGCAAAGTGAGGTTACATTCTGTCTACTTCTTGCATAGAACCATGATAAAGTTAATGAGATTGCACAGTCCAGTGGTTTGCAAATTTTGTAGCACAAGGGAATCAGCTGAGAATCTTAAATGCTGATGCCTGGCTCAACTGCAGACACTGACTTAACCAATATGGGATGCAGTACCGACATCAGAATTTTCACGATATTTTTCAGGTGATTTTCATGGGGTACAAAGCAAGGGTATCAAGGGTACATCAGACAGACATGCCATTAGTTTATTAATTTTGGATTTCTATTGTAGTGGTTTGATTATATTATCaggcatttacttttttttataaagCTAGAGttaaaacagtaacaacaacataaataaataaaaaaccttaggagaagaaggaaggaatacCCCCAATAGAAGTTCAGGTTGTTTCTTTGGAGTCTCTGCTGCAAGCAGAGACGTGAGGAGGGGGAGTGTTTTACACTGGAGAAACAGTCAAATTCAATACTTGAACCTGTGCCTGAATGACATTCCTGACATGATATGGGATGCAAATAGCTCTGGGAAGAAGTCACAAAGTAATGCTTCTCCAACTATACAGAATGTTAGGATCATCTGGAGAGCTGTTAAGACAGCTCTTTGGGCCCCACCCACAGGGAATCTATTCCCTAGCCCTGGAGTGGGGCTCTTGAATTTCTACTTCTCAGGATTTCCAGGTAGTGCTGGTGCTGCAGATTCAAGGAGCACACTTCAGATAAGTCGTTGAGAAAAGCCAAACAAATGTTTAGTGgctaaaatttattcaaaaaggTGTGTTAGCACTGCTTGTCCTCAAGCTCAGTTACTAAGGAGCCCATTTAAGAACATAACTAACCTAGCAAGGTAGGTAGCAACTAATTTTCTGGACCTGGCAAAGGTCCCAGATAGGTCATCATAGCAAAATTGTATTCACCTTTATAACTGGAAGGCAGATCATAGCCTCACGTTTTCTTAGAAATCTTAGGAAGTATTTTGCTTGCTGCCTCCTTATCTCCGCCTCTTCCTCGAAGAACATGACGAAAGGAGGCATTCCCTTCTCATCAACGAAGTAGCAGGCCtgggaaagaggagagaatgGGCAGAGACCTGGGGTGAGAGAGGCTCATTTTTAAGTTGGGACTCATTCCAATTGAGTCAACGCACTTTGCTATCTCAGTGTTGTCTTCTTTGGTCATTTGTGGATGTTCTATTTGTTCTGTACTTCTAGAAATTCCTCACGGTCTCACTGAGCCCAGGTCATCTCAAACTGCAGCTGTCCAGAATCCAATATGCTAGTGCCTAATATTTGATATTATGGACTTTGTAAAGGTCAATTTGTTAACCTACATACTTGCACTTTTTTCTACTAACTGCATAGATCCTTGACTGGAGTCTGATATAAATTAAAGCCAATCTATTGCATGAATCCTAACAAATccatattaattattaaatagcATATAGGTGTAAAGTTGTTTATTCTGTCTGTCTATATAATATTGGGAACCCACTGGAAGAGCTATCATAGTTAAGGATAAGGAGCTATCATATCTCCTTATCATAGTCCGTAGTTTGCAATCACAGTTCTAAATCATTGGTCCACAGAACAGCAACATCCTCGTCACAAAGTTGCTGTTTTGCCTAGTATCAAACCACAAATATGGCTATGACTACTACTGAGGAGATAGGAAATATATTGTCACCCAGATCAGAGCTAAAACCTCCATAACAGTTGCTCAAGACCAAATACTAACCATGGATAAATAGACATCACTGATGTGTAGCTGGTAAGCCACCAAGCGGTTAATAGTATATTTACATTCTTCAGAAATGGGGGTCCGTCTCCTGCGTTCCATCTCAGCTTTAGGGAAATCCAGCCATAACACGTGCTACCCACTAAGGTAGAGGACTTCTTAAATACTAACAGGAAGGTAGCCAGCCCCCTTCTTACAACAAGGTGAAATTCCATCCAGCTGAGATTAATAGCTACTGATTGATCAAGGAGGACATTGTTTCTGAAGAAAGAACCAAACTGATTAGAGAAAAAGATGTTAAAGGGGGTAGGGGCTTAAATCTTCCTAACTATTCCAGTCAATGTTTAATATTCTTTCCCATCTCCTCTCTGAAGGATGGTATATTTCCTAAAGTAAAGTACTAACAGAATGGATGTACtagctttaattttttctcattcctcaAAAATGATCATGGCACAGCATTTTAGATCCCAGGGTGTATCTAAGAAAAGTGCCTAAAATAAGGAACCCTATAGCCCCTTGTCTCCTCCATAAGGCCTCACTACACACAATTGCTTTAAAGGTAGGAGACAATGGCGTTCTGGAGAATCCAAATCATATTAGCTGGAGGGATGAGGGCAAATTTCATTGAGGAACTGGCATTTTAATTTGGCCTTGAAGGCTGACAAGAATatggagaaatggaaaggaaagaaaggtgttCCACTTGGAGAACAGGCTCACACAGGCTGTAGATAGGAGACAAGTTAGGGGTTTCTCTAAATTATAGTAAGACTGCCCCATGGTAAGAACCTTTTGACTTCTTCCTTCAACTATCTCCCAAATGTGTCTCAAAACATGCCTTCTTCATTTGCCTGCCTTGAGAACAGggattgttaacatttttattttttattatttccatatcCCGTAATGGGGTGCTTTGTAGGTAAAAAGTGCTGAGTCAATGCTGattaaataaaagcatattttacATGTGAGTAAAGCACAAGGTTTCCCCTAAGTCTGTGAATTTCCAGTGTAAACTAAACCATGCCTGGTTGAACCAATGGCACATCTTCAAAAGTCTCTCCAGGTGAGGTGGTGAGGAGAGAGCTTCCTGAGGGGGAATGTATCCTAAGTGAAGGTGCCAAGCATTTCAAGTTAGACTAAGACAGAAAGATGAGGCCATCCTAGGGAAGGGATGATTAAAAAATAGCCTGTTTGTCACTTTTGTTTCCTGACCCAACTCTGCCCTTGGCCCCAAGTGTATTTATGTCATAGTCTCAGGAAGAGAGGTGCTTCAAGGAAGTTCTTGTGAAACCATAGTTTGCATATGAATCACCTGGGGCTTTTGTTAAACTACAGAACCTGGTGGGGCCTGGCATGCTGCATTTCTAAAATGCTGCCAAGTGCTGCCTATTAGTGGACTCACCTTGAGTAGGAAGGTTTAAGTGCATTCCTAAGAAGCTAATTCAGTAAAAATCCTGTAGGACCCAAGTGGCACTGCTGGGGAGCCTTTAGTAAGGAGGTAAAAATGGGGCATCTCCCATCCTCCAGAATCTCCTGCCCTGCCTGTGCTCCCAAGCTTCAGGCCCCTGGCAGCCTCCTGGGGAAGGCCCAAAGCTGGGGCAGTTGCAGGTCTAACTCTGAAGGTTAGAGCAGAGCAGTAAAGAGGAAAGCAGATGGTAACTAGTCAGATAGTTAACTAGATTTGCTCTAGTACCTCTAAAACATCACCAAATGTCCCCTTCTCCAAAATTTTGTGTAAATTTCAGGAGACTAGAATACTATAGGAACAATTAGGGGCAAGTGCCAATAAAATCTGGATACTTAGCTAATGTGACCAATCTACAAGATATTTAGAAGATATAGATTTTACTTACTGGGAGGTATTAGGAACATTTGGTTATTTCTGAATGATCTATAAGATCCTTCCATGTAATCACCCCATTATTCTATCATCCCCTCAGGACCAAAAGGCAGAGATGAATACATGCAAAGAAAATATTACTGTTCTTGTTGTTAGATATTGAGAAATATTTCTCTGCAGTCACTTAAAAACAACTTCACCAatgtaaaaaaaagaatggaaaggaacACATCACCATCAATTGCAGTTGTGCTAGTGTGGTAGATTTgcaattggttttttttttccttttcctgtttttcagaaattttgataaatttttcaaaatttatcatCACATACATTTCAtcactttgaaaaagaaatctaaCAGATAATTCTCTAGAGAATTAGTACAATGTCATTCCCTTATAGAAGCtccacatacatatttataatatattgtgTTTTCTAATTAGAAGTGTAGTGCATAatcatcattaaaaaatataCCAACATTTCCAAAAGATATAAAGGGAAGGTctataaaaaattacatttttttaaaaatgtaatttgatcCATAATATCATTACATTTTGCCTGACGCAATGAATTGACCTTGGAAAAATGGGATATAAGACTGGTTATCTAACGTCCATGTACCTTCTTCCATGGAAATACAAAGAcagttatttaaaacattataaaagtcctcttattattagtttttgtttgtttttacttcatTGAAACTCTCTGCATTTACAGTTTACTTCACCTTTTAGTGTCTAACAATTAAGGAAGAAACCAGGGGCTTTCTTCtgtccttattattatttttttaaccaagaaattcttatctctaaaaataaaatatatttagtattcaatattttatcattttgtggtgtgtgtgtgtgtgtgtgcatacttttttttttttttttttttggtgctagggattgaacccagggccttgtgcttgcaaggcaagcactctaccaactgagctacctccccagccctcttatttctttataaacttcCTGAGGAAAGGGTTGGTTAAATCTTAGTTATTTTCATATCCCCCAGGTCATCTTATATGTTGCCTGGCCCATAAAAGTTATTCAGTAAATGATATTGACTTGAACAATTTGTAGGAAAAAGGACCCTAAACATTTAAGGTTGTTTATCATAAAAAAAGGAGCAAGAGGAAGAGCCAGACATTCTTTGACTTTGGAAAGGAAGAtttcaaaattcctgaaaattgtGGGAGAAAGTAGGGAATTTcacataaatatctttaaaagagaAGGCGCCTTTAACATGGTACCAGGCACTGAGTGAGTCTTTACTAAATGTTCGATGAAtgaaagagtgaatgaatgaagacatTTATAAAGAGAACTCAAAGGAATGGTAGGTCTTAAAAGCTAGGAATGCCAGCAGTGATTCTGATGACAGAAGCAGACAGTATCTGCAGAAATCCACGTGCTTACCATCTATTCTCAGCCCTGCACCAGCAGCCTCTACTCTCCCCAGACGGACCTCTGCTTCCAGTCTCAGCAGGGCCATCACATCCTCAGAacatattattgttttttttaataatttaagaatCTATTAAGTCATACATGCAAAACATAGTGCTAATCGCATTAGCAAAAGGTCAATGTGAAAACGCTCCACAATTCTGCAGCTatcaatttaaaagattttattctaGTGGTTGAAAGGTCCAACACTGTGTTCTTGCCAGTGAGTTAAGTTGTATAGAATATTAGCACTAGCACAGTTAACAGACCCTCACAGACCCAAAGGAATATCATTAGGCCAAGCCTTGATAGGAAGGGTGTGTTGTGTACTTGAGCTAAACAGGGTTAGTATTAGGTTGGTAACCTGGCAAGACAGTGATGTTAAGAAGATGCATAGATGaagaatatctaaaatattttaaaaactgtagagcTGCAACATGTGATTTTTACACCGATTTACTAGAAAACTAAGGAAAGCATTTgttaactttaaataaattaacatgAAAACCGGGAATGTACTTTtattaaactacaaaaaaaattctaatgcatTATCAGAAAGATTTATAGTAGAAGTAGGAGGTATATTGCTCATTATAAGGGATCTCAGAACATATATTCTGActtttattatcttaattataattttctcaacacttcatttttaaaattaattaattagttatttAAGTAACTAatttgtgttactggggattgaaccactaaactacattttattttgagagaggtttCATGAAGCTGCCCTTGTTgcctttgatcctcctgcctcagcctcccaagaagctagaattacaggtgtgcaccaccatgcctgcttTCCCTGTTCACCTATGTGTCCTCACTAGATCATTACTCCTTGATGACAGTTACTGTGCTATGACAGTATCAGCATGTAGCAGATGGCATAGAATAGGACAACATATGTTGGCAATGAATGTGCATTCACTATGAGTGAATTAGTAAATGgctaaacatttaaagaacaaaagaaactctAGAACATAAATTAATGCAGgcatgaaaatatgaaagaatatcagaaaatataaacttttatttgTGTTGGGGTTTATGAATACATATACTTTTCTAgtcttgtttaaaaatttttactattcataagtattattttttatttttaattgacacaaaaattttatgtatttatatgttgtGATGTGATATTTGGATACATGTATGTAAGGCGTAATGGTCAAATCATTGTAATTCgtatttctatctccttaaacttacatcatttctttgtgcagGAAGCTTTGAACTCCTGTGTTGTAGTtctttatataatacataataaattattataaactgTATTCACCCTACTATACTGTAGAACTCCAGAACTTATTCCTTCTCTCTGACTGTATTTTTGTACCAGCCATCTGACCTCCTTTTATCTTCTTCCATACTATATTCCTTGATCTCTAGTGGTTAGTATTCTATGTTCTACTTCTGTGTAATCaacttttttagtttccacatatgagtgagagcacatagtatttatcttttttgtaCTGTCTTGCTTAATGTTCTCCAATTCTATTCATGTTGctttaaatgacagaatttcattcttttttcctgacagaataatattcaattatatataaCTACCACATTTTTTATAGCCATTCGTCAATGAATACCTTGGTTGACTCCATATCTTGGTTATATTGAACAGTGCTGCAATAACCATAGAAGTAGAAATACCTCTTTGATATAccgattttgtttcttttggctATCTATCAGTAGTGAGATAATAGGAtaatatggtagttctatttttagtttcttgggGGAATCTCCATATCGTTTTCCAAAATGATTATGGTAAATAACATTCCCACTGATAGTGAGGAAGAGGTTCCCTTTCTCTGCTGTCCTGccaacatttttgtctttttatttcatgcCATTTTGATCATAGCCATTCTAACTTGGGTGAGATACTATCTCATTGTGACTTTTCTTTGTAGTCACTAATGATTAGGAATGTTGAGCTTCTTTTTCCATatacttgttggtcatttgtgtacATTCGTTATAGAAATGTCTATGCAGATCATTTGGctttaatctgatttttttgttgttgttgccgagtttttttaattcttttatattctggattttaatcccCTATCAaatgaatagtttgcaaatattttctcccatgttGTGGTagtctctttactctgttgatgTTTTCTTTTGCCAAGAGGAAGCTTTGTACTTTGATATGATCTCATTTGTCTTTTTGCCTGTGGTTTTGAAGTCTTATCACTATATTGTTCTATATCAAAGCCTTAGTCTTTCCCCTGTGTTTTCCTCTGGCAGTTTCATtgttttgggtctcttatttatGACTTTGACCTATTTTGAGTGGATTTTTATATATGATGGGAGATAAGtgttcagtttcattcttcttcatctCTATGTCTagttttctcagtaccatttcTTGTAAAGAATGATAGTCCTTTTCCCAATATATACTTTATTCCCCTTTGTTAAAGAGCCATTGGCTGTTGCTCTGACTTGGATATGATTTTGGCTTTTAAAGCTTCATGTATGGGATGTTTGGTCACCACTATGAAAATACTGAAAGACGGTGGAAACTTTCAGAGATTAGGTCTAGTGACAGTTAATTTGGGGTTATTGGTGAAAGCTGTACCCTCAGAAGTGATTAAGGCAGTTCTCATGGGACCCTGAGTTAGTTCTTCTGAGTGAAAGTTGTTATAAGAGAGACAGCCTAACCTCAGAATCACTCTTTGTGTTCCTATGTCATATGTGACCTTTCTCTCTTGCATgcactcctgccatgaggtcATTTCTCCATGATATTAAGAATCCTTGGAGAACCTCAATAGAATTGCCATAATGCTATTTGGAATTttagcctctaaaactgtgagcaaaGTGAgcctctttttttaaacaaataatccagcctcagatattttgttatagtaatgcaaaATGAACTGATATAACTATAGATGCCTAGATATATTTCTCAGTTCTCTATTTGGAGACATGTTCTATGGGTTGGTCTTCATGCAAATGGCATGCTCTTTTGATTTCTATAGATTCCTAAAGCTTCTTAGTATGTTTTGAAGGCAGTATTGtaaattttccagttttgtttttttggctaCTTGAGATCTTTGATGGTTCCATGCACTTTCAggtttatgtttttctatttctgtgaagtagcTGATACTGATTTTGGTGTTAATGTAACAGtcttgagcaaaaaaaaaaaaaaatcctttcatcCCTGCTATAAATTACATTTGATCATTGCTTCTAGTCTTATTATGTGCCATTGGATTTGATTTGaaagtattttgttgagaatttttacatctatgttcatcaaggattttGGACTGtagttttatcattttgttttacacttctctggttttggtgtcagggcaATGCTGACCTGATAAATAAACTTAGAAGAAGTCactccttttcaattttttagagtagtttgagaagaatttgtGGTAGTTCTTGACATTTTGATAACATTAAGCAGTGAAGCCATCCAGACCtggaaattgtttttattgaGAGTTAATTAGTGATTCAATCTTGTTATTAATTAATGGTCTGCTCAGATTTTCTTTGTTATCACAATTCAATTTGGGTACTTCATCTGTGTCCAGAAATGTTCTAGGTTTCccaatttgttggcatatagTTGTTAGTAA comes from the Sciurus carolinensis chromosome 9, mSciCar1.2, whole genome shotgun sequence genome and includes:
- the LOC124993687 gene encoding ferritin, heavy subunit-like, which codes for MERRRRTPISEECKYTINRLVAYQLHISDVYLSMACYFVDEKGMPPFVMFFEEEAEIRRQQAKYFLRFLRKREAMICLPVIKRPDIDNWGGAIQALTSALQMENILNGILEDLNTLASETGETELRPFLTEFLDKQKRNIDYLECQISYQNKLEEGKQMESMSEMSAKTSASGEET